The DNA region CAACATCATCCCGCCATCGGTCACGATCTGGGATGCGGCCTCACCGCCGCAGAGCCAGGCCTTTATGCTGGTCGGTAGCCTGCTGATTATCCCGATGATCCTGGGCTACACCTTCTGGAGCTACTACGTGTTCCGTGGGAAAATCAAAGCAGACGCAGGATACCATTGATATGAAAAGCCTCAGCAGCATGAAAGACCCCAAGGACGAAACGAAAGCCCCCTGGTGGAAGCGTGTGATGTGGCTGGTCGTTATCTATGCCGCCAGCGTACTGGCGCTGGGCGTTGTTGCCTCGCTGTTCCGGATGATGATGACGGCAGCGGGCATGCGCAGCCACTAGTCGCGGGCAGCCAGGTTGCCGTTCTTCTCCGTGAAGAGGCGCCTGGCGGCAGGCGGGCACCGCCTCTCTGCGGAGCGCCGGTCGCAGGATCAGCGCGCAGTGGTTATCCGTTGTGCGCCCCTCTCCCGGGGACGTCATGTAAAAGGCTGACGCGTGTCAGCCTTTTTTAGTTAGTAACCTAAGCAATTAATGCGGTATGCCGCTGAAATCACGGTTTATCGCGCCCCTTTTCTTATGACGAATGGCAATTTTTGCTATTCTCATGTGCCGAAAATCCCAGTCCTAATCTGCGTCGTAACTTGCCATCA from Pantoea deleyi includes:
- a CDS encoding DUF2474 domain-containing protein, translating into MKSLSSMKDPKDETKAPWWKRVMWLVVIYAASVLALGVVASLFRMMMTAAGMRSH